ttttaattACTGGATATTAGAAAGTGAAAAGTTTCACTTTATTGTTTGCTCCATTTCAATTATGTAAATTCCAATGAAAAATGAATTCAAAAGTAAGGATTTGAAAGAGTAATATTAATTGAGATTAATTAAAATTAgtaatatattttcttaaaagaaaGTCCAAAATATTATATGGAACAATAAAAATGGACCAGAGCATCTCTTCCAATTTAATGATTTTTGTGGCTGTATATTTAGGGTATGATTTTCCAATTTCATGATTAGGTATGTCCACGAACCTTGAATTAATGGTGTAACCACGATTTTCATAAAGGAGAGTCAAAATAtagacaaataaatataaaatgtcaaatttCACACTTTCTAATTATGACATAGAATTTAGTATCAACTTTGAGGATTTCAATAGTGAGTATGAGCAAAAGGCTTGTGTCTAAGGCATTCTTGATCAACTTTTTGTGAAGTTAAAAGTGTAAATGAAGTTCTCTTAAAAGTACATTTCGAAAAGTTGTTCATTTATGAATGATATAAGAATGATTTTAACTtacatattttgatctatttcaagtaaaaaaatgtactatttgatacataaaattcaattgatttttcaaatattcTATAGTTAAACGACATATAATTACGCCAAGTTCGAAGCAATTATACGAAAGGAATCGGTTGATTGAGTTGTAGTTCATTTCGTTCATATAAAgcattatatattttatatagtaTAGATTACAATCATCAATTAATATACTACAATTTTTATACTGAAAGTTCCCTCTATTCATCTTTCTAACTGATCCACTCAAATTTTTCTGTAAAGTTTCTTCTCAACTTTACATAAAGTAATTAATAGGCGAAATGGTCTGATAGACCCTTGTACTTGTATGAGTTTGTATTGTAAACCTTTCTACTTATTCTTTTGTCATCTAAAcccctaaacccatctaaactCAACATTTTAAACACATTTTTTGACTTGGTATTGTGCGTGTTGCACAAATACTTACATGTTggctaaatttttttattttttttaatccacATAGGAATGTTTTAGTCCACGTAGAAAATGACTAGTATGAACAAAGAAAAGtcatttttcattgttcatcTAGACACTTCAGCGATTTCCCCCTTTTCCCCTTTTTCCACGAGCTCAGTTCCTCCACCATTTCCCTTTCTCCCACAAGCTCGGTTGAGGGGTGTTCTATGTTTGATTTTCATTgtaagtttttgagttttttcagctatttgttagtttatatttctttctttttctccataTATACTTGTTTGATTTTAGTGTCGAATGTCATTggattttctaaatttttttgggAATTTCGTAGTGGGTGTTATGACTTTGagtgacttcaatgacatatttCATGAATTCGAGTAGATTCTAGGATTTATTTGTAAAATCTCAATttcaactgaatcaaaccaacGAAATACAATAAAATCAACAAACTAGAATCGCacaaaaaatagagatgagtatatcaaagaaaaacaataaaggagaagaaattTGGAGAGAGAAGATCGACAAAGaggcaagaaaaaaaaaaagctcaAATTTGTCCAACAATGATGTTGAGTGCAAAGAAGGAAGAAGATGGTCTTTAAAGCTCAAAAAAGGACTGTTAATGCCTTTTTTGAATGTCTCACACTCTTATTTTGTGTGTTTCACACTATCCGTGTGGACTTTTGCCACATAGAATGCGAAGTCAAAAAATGTGTTTAATATGTTGaatttagatgggtttagagGGTCCAAATAACAAAGAGATAAGTAGAAGGGATCACAATACAAACTCATACAAATATAAAGGTTCATCAGACCATTTCGCTTAATTAATAATACATgtgattttatgtattatttatcatataacaatttatttactattatttttcACATAAATAATTCACGAATAACTAGCATGTAAGCAAGACGATTCCTCATTAATGTTATGAAAATTGCTGGAAAATAGAGATGTCCCTGAAGAATAAATCAGATCTTGGTCATCCTCTGCAACAGTTTCAACTAAAGCAATATGTTCCTTGGAGGCTAAATCTATAGTACGACataaagagaaaaaatggatataaaaaaagagaagcaaAAAACCTTTATAGTTAAGCTAAAACAAAAATTTATATAAGATCTTGAGAATACATTTAACtgctaaattaatttttgagtcATAAAAAGGAGTAAATCTCCTCTTGCTAGGTAATTAAGTATTTAAAGATccctatttaaaaatttaactaACACCGTTTAACGATATTTTCAAAAGTTCCAACAATATATTCTCAAAGTGCCACTATGCATCATCCTTTACAAAATACCTCTTAAGTCCTGCTTTGGGGTTCTATGATTGGTTTCAAGACAATTTACAACACGCAATTTAGTTAGGAGGGTCAAAAAATTCATCTAATAAATGGATAAAGAAAGCAATTAGCCTGTCAATCTTTATCTTTTGGATAGAGATGCCAATTTactattttactttattattttatgcaaaacttttttttatattattttcaccAATAAAGGTCAGTATGGAATTTCATAGCCCAAAGAtatgattaaaattttaaaaagattaatTGATTTGAGCAAAGAGCAAATGAGGAGTAATGACAATAAAGAGGTCAAAGATAGGAACGCTAGAATTGGTACTAAAGATAATTgtcaattaaaattatttggctattaaacacttttttttaaaaaaaataaaaatatttagccAATCGGTAAAACTATTTTTAGATGAAAGCACAAACATTTTTCTATTGTTGaaaaaaagttataaatttctgcttcataaaaaaaaaaaaaaagtagaaccAGAAAATCAATCTTTTCAAGACAATATCAATATGTtccttgtatttatttatttattatggtgAATTTTTCGTAGGTTGTAATTTAATTTGTggaatgatttttaaatttatttgcttgatatttttaattaaatttaaattatcatattaatattatatcaatatttaatttatttatgtatgatattgatttaaaatttgaatatgtacattttactttaataaaaataaaaatgtaattaaattttttataataaatatttaaaataatttctctcTATAAACAAAAATCTTTATATGAAAAGTATTTGATACTTGTCACTTTTCGTAATTTAATTCTTAAAAGCATTTTTTGAAGAATATTagtcaaatataattttcttatcaAAAACACTTTTCAGATTAATTAGTCAAACataaattactttttttcaaaaacatttttctgaaaaattattttcaaaaaagttcttataaaaataaataattttttgtagCAATACCAAACAGAGTCTAAAAAAGACAATAAGTcatgaatatattaaaataattaacatattatatattgattaaCAAGATACTCCATGAATCTAGCTAataataggtttgatatatcaaaattatttttccaacTAATCATTTCTCAAATCTCTATCATTTAATGTGATAGTATAAATTAGAATTAATTAGTACTTTAATAATGAGAAtgcaaaatatataataatcaaacagaagaattttttttttgctctGTACTTCATAATCGATTAATTTCTCAGGCAATGGTGGTTGCATTTGTAGCCATAGCTAAGTCCATCGGACAACAATGCTTGAAGCGATCAAAACCCTATTCCCACTTTTACTTCTCCATTTATGGAGTCCAAAAATGGCAATTTCAGAGTCATAGAACTCTAATCTTACAGTCAGCTTCTCAATCCGTCAAATTGGAAAGACTCTCCGATTCCGATTCCGGTAATTCCACTTTATTACTTCCTTTGTAGCTATTTGTGGAATCgaacaactttttttttttaatttggttaCAGAGGCTTGGCGGATTAATTACAGGGATTTTGGAGGTTAAATTGGATAGACCCGAGACGAGAAATGCGATTGGGAAGGATATGCTTAGAGGATTACAGCAAGCGTTTGAATCTGTGAGTAATGAACGTTCAGcaaatgttttgatgatctgCAGTTCGGTTCCTAAAGTGTTCTGTGCTGGAGCTGATTTGAAGGTAGAACAGCTTCCCTTATGTTTTGTCTTTTTTAAACAGGTGGAAGATTAGTAGGTAGCGGAGAATTGTCTAATTCACCTAtcattattatttgttattaggCTCCTACCGTCTTATTTTTCGATTTTAGTGTTGCCTGTTATTTCATTTGCTTTAGTTATTGTACATATTGTTGCTGCTACTTgttcttttcttatttgttttCAGCATGACTTCTTTGCACTGTATTTGATTTACTTACATGTCTTTTTTTGGATATGCTTTACATGAGCCGATGGTCTATCAGAAGCTGCTTAGTTGTTCTTTCCTTACATGAGCCGATGGTCTATCAGAAGCTGCTTAGTTGTTCTTTCCTTACATGAGCCGATGGTCTATCAGAAGCTGCTTAATTGTTCTTTCCTTAATTGTTTTTGGCATGACTTTTTAGCTACTATATTTTATGTACTTTCGTATTTTTTTGATATGCTTTACCTGAGCCAATGGTCTATCGGAAACTGCCTCTTTACCTTATGTACCTGACCCCACTTGTGGGGCCTCTTTACCTTATGTACtcaaccccacttgtgggattatactgggtatgTTTTTGTTGAATATTTCTTGCGAATGGTGTCATACTTGCATATATTACATATTTCTTTCTGTTGTTTCTCCTAATCTGTTTGGAGTTTGATGAGGATAAAAGCTGATTGTGCCAACTTGAAAATTGTGGGTTCAACTCACCAAAGGGGGCAAGCAGGAAAAGTCATTGTTGGTCTCTAGGAGGGAGTTGGATGGTGGGGTTTACTatatcaaaaaagaaagaaaaatcctATTTACAATATGATCAATAAAGGAAAAGTAACTAATAGGTTGCTTTGGGAAGCACTGAAACTGAAATAACTAAAGGCTCCAAGTTTTAGAATAAGAAATGTTTTATCTGCTTTCTCATTTCACGTTAGCTGTTTTCGTGGGTTGTCTCTGTAGTGTCATGTTGTTTTCTAAAAGGTTGCTTATTTGTATAGGATGAAATGTTGataagaaaaaaaggtaagaaaTCACAAGCTAGGAGACATCTTCTGAACATACAACTCTTCGCTTATTTGTATAGCATGACATGTTGATAAGAAAAGCAATGAAAAATCACAAGCTAGGAGACATCTGCTGAACATATAACTTTCAATGTTGATAAGTTCTCtgttgtttgatctctttggaCTTCACAAGTGCATCCTGTGTGTGGCTTAAAACATCTTTGCAGATGAAGTTTTCTTAGTGGGTATAAAACATCTTTGCAGATGAAGTTTTCTTAGTGGGTATTGGATTTAGTGTTGGTTTGTCATAtgattgaattttttggtaTTAGATGTTGATTAGTGCTCTTAGTAGTATATGTACTGTTTGTTATCATACTGTGTTTTGTACTTAAGGATAGCTAATTCAATTGATTGGCATTTGCTACGTAGGAACGGAAAACTATGACTTTGTCGGAAGTCCAGGATTTTGTAAGCACTTTGCGATCaacattttcttttttggaGGTACGTGACTTGTAATGCTGTttcttataatatattaaagaTCATAGTGTCTTAAAGCTCAAGaagttctttttcttgttttgggatGAAAAGAATAGGTTATTAGATATACTCTTCTgaattcttgcttgaaaattaTTGTTTCATGATATCATACATCATACTGTATCTCATTTCTTCTTCCTTACTATTACTTTAACAACCATAAAATGGGCCAGTTGTAcatatcttcttcttctcttttctctttttgagtAAATATTCTTTTACTCAGGCTCTTCATATCCCTACAATTGCTGCCATTGAGGGTATAGCATTGGGTGGGGGACTTGAGATGGCAATGTCTTGTGATATCCGGATTTGTGGTACGTTCTTCTTGCACTTCTGAGTTTATGctatattttctctttctttctgttTAGTTTGATGATGCGTTACTCAGGTGAAGATGCAGTGATGGGCTTACCTGAAACAGGGCTTGCTGTAATACCAGGGTATTCCTCAGTTTCACATTATATGTTTGCTTATACAAAATTCGTAAATTCAGTGAAGGATATGTTATGTTCTAATTTTATCAGATCAGCTGGATATTTCCACTATCTTGCAGTCACTTCATCATTTTAACTGTTCATAAGTTTCCAACTTTGGAAGttgctttaaatatttttcatgcTAAGATGTTTTCTTAATGCTACCCTCTTATGCCATACTTGTACTTTACAGAGCAGGAGGAACACAGCGGCTTCCTAGATTGGTTGGAAAATCAATTGCAAAAGATATAATATTTACTGGCCGAAAGATTAGTGGGAAAGATGCTGGATCAATTGGTACGTGTGTGACTTGTCATAGCTCATTTGTCAAAAGATAGGACTCCTTTGTCTTTCCCAAACTCCCCCCTCTTCTCTCTGAGACTCTCTTATTAGTTATTAATGCAAAAATAAAGGTGATGTCTGAAACCCCCTCCGACAATTCCATTGGGTTACCATGCTCCAACAGTAACTTTGGATAACAGTATCCACCAAGGTTTAGGCAGAATATAATGAGATCCGCTAACTTCTTTGCTTATGCTGGAATTTTGGGCCTTGGTCTCCACTCTCCTATGGTTTTCTTTTCCAGGTTCTTAGAATGAAAAATACATGTCATGCAGGGCTTGTCAATTACTGCGTTCCTGCTGGTGAGGCTCGTCTCAAGGCACTTGAACTTGCTAGGGATATTAATCAGAAGGTTAGACTTATGTTATTGAGATAAAACATGTTTGATGTATTTATCCAGTGTGGCACACTTTATGACTTCCAATAGCAATTCAG
The genomic region above belongs to Solanum dulcamara chromosome 5, daSolDulc1.2, whole genome shotgun sequence and contains:
- the LOC129889806 gene encoding probable enoyl-CoA hydratase 2, mitochondrial; this encodes MVVAFVAIAKSIGQQCLKRSKPYSHFYFSIYGVQKWQFQSHRTLILQSASQSVKLERLSDSDSGILEVKLDRPETRNAIGKDMLRGLQQAFESVSNERSANVLMICSSVPKVFCAGADLKERKTMTLSEVQDFVSTLRSTFSFLEALHIPTIAAIEGIALGGGLEMAMSCDIRICGEDAVMGLPETGLAVIPGAGGTQRLPRLVGKSIAKDIIFTGRKISGKDAGSIGLVNYCVPAGEARLKALELARDINQKGPLALRMAKRAIDKGVELDTESGLALEWDCYEQLLDTKDRVEGLAAFAERRKPKYKGE